In Panthera tigris isolate Pti1 chromosome C1, P.tigris_Pti1_mat1.1, whole genome shotgun sequence, the following proteins share a genomic window:
- the ALG6 gene encoding dolichyl pyrophosphate Man9GlcNAc2 alpha-1,3-glucosyltransferase isoform X4, with amino-acid sequence MRTTVLIADLLIYIPAVVLYCCCLKEISTKKKVANALCILLYPGLILIDYGHFQYNSVSLGFALWGVLGVSCDWDLLGSLAFCLAINYKQMELYHSLPFFCFLLGKCFKKGLKGKGFVLLIKLACTVVASFILCWLPFCTEREQTLQVLRRLFPVDRGLFEDKVANIWCSFSIFLKIKEILPHHFQIIIRYCYQENKCFIFIRFFSFCFTFLSLLPACVKLTLQPSSKGFRFTLVSCALSFFLFSFQVHEKSILLVSLPVCLVLSEIPFMSTWFLLVSTFSMLPLLLKDELLMPLVVTTIAFFIACATSFSIFEKTSEEELQLKSFSLSVRKYLPCFTFLSRIIQYLFLISVITMVLLTLITVTLDPPQKLPDLFSVLVCFVSCLHFLFFLVYFNIIIMWDSKSGRNQKKIN; translated from the exons GTTGCTAATGCATTATGCATATTGCTGTATCCAGGCCTTATTCTTATCGACTATGGACATTTTCA ATATAATTCTGTGAGTCTTGGCTTTGCTTTGTGGGGTGTTCTTGGAGTATCTTGTGACTGGGACCTGCTAGGCTCGTTGGCATTTTGCTTAGCTATAAATTATAAACAGATGGAACTTTACCACTCTTTgccatttttttgctttttactcGGCAAGTGTTTTAAAAAAGGCCTGAAAGGAAAGGG GTTTGTATTGTTAATTAAGCTAGCTTGTACAGTTGTAGCTTCCTTCATTCTCTGCTGGCTGCCATTCTGTACAGAAAGGGAGCAAACACTGCAAGTTCTAAGAAGACTCTTCCCAGTTGATCGTGGATTGTTTGAG GATAAAGTAGCCAATATTTGGTGCAGCTTCAGTATCTTTCTGAAGATCAAAGAAATTTTGCCACACCACTTCCAGATAATAATCAG ATACTGCtaccaagaaaacaaatgttttatttttattcgtttttttagcttttgttttacatttttgagccTGCTTCCTGCATGTGTAAAATTAACACTTCAGCCCTCTTCCAAAGGATTCAGATTTACTCTG GTTAGCTGTGCactatcattctttttattttctttccaagtaCATGAAAAGTCCATTCTCTTGGTATCATT aCCAGTCTGCTTAGTTTTAAGTGAAATTCCTTTTATGTCTACCTGGTTTTTACTTGTGTCAACATTTAG TATGCTACCTCTTCTACTGAAGGATGAACTCCTAATGCCCTTAGTTGTGACAACGATCGCATTTTTTATAGCTTGTGCAACTTccttttcaatatttgaaaagactTCTGAAGAAGAACTTCAGTTGAaatccttttccctttctgttagGAAATATCTTccatgttttacatttctttccagaattatacaatatttg TTTCTTATCTCAGTCATCACTATGGTACTTCTGACACTGATAACTGTCACACTGGATCCTCCTCAGAAATTACCGGACTTATTTTCTGTATTGGTTTGTTTTGTATCCTGCTTACATTTCCTGTTCTTCTTAGTCTACTTTAACATTATAATCATGTGGGATTCCAAAAGtggaagaaatcagaagaaaatcaACTAG